A single Halarcobacter anaerophilus DNA region contains:
- a CDS encoding TonB-dependent siderophore receptor has translation MNIEFKKNKLSIALSIALSTNISLMAQEEKSPKELDSVTIIGNENSDKTSYTVKKTSSATKLDLSLKETPQSITVITEKQIEDQNLQDVNDVLIQTPGISMRQLGQETAGHTTYFARGMEITNVQRDGAPTSVASFGTQQLMGLESSAIYERIEITRGSTGLTNGSGNPSASINYIRKKPTSEFRGNAKLSYGSWDNYKGQIDISGGLNEDNTIRGRFISSYGEGDNQQDRYHQDNSLIYGALDFDLSDNTLLTTAFSYQKVDADNVAVHHVATIDTNGNKQTIFGRDKNPAADWTYSNTEKTNLILGLEHYFNNDWKAIANYSYTKAKVDRLVGLSRTILNTNTGNIEGMALKAKNTPEVHAIDLYAQGKFKAFKQEHQLSFGANGYSVNSDDPSYNSALNLTAAIKGYDGNIPKPTFTSNGRTKVDTKEIGAFIALNLELSDPLHLILGSRITKFERINNKGKPTEQKQKENGKVIPYLGLIYDINENFSTYASYTSIFNPTSTNKDTSGNFLDPEEGNTVEFGLKSEFYDGLLNAGIAYFITKQDNKAVVDGTNLTPDGNQAYKSVDGAEIKGWDLTISGELLPNWNISGGYTYTDAEDEKGDRLSSGEIPKHIFKLFTSYKYNKLTIGAGVNWQSEINTTYTRYGLNKKLQQEAYTIVDAMARYEIDKNIDVLLNINNLFDEEYRYYPGQGGYGDERNYTVSLNYKF, from the coding sequence ATGAATATAGAGTTTAAAAAGAACAAACTCTCAATCGCACTCTCAATCGCCTTATCAACAAACATATCTTTAATGGCACAAGAAGAAAAAAGTCCAAAAGAACTTGATAGCGTAACAATTATCGGAAATGAAAATTCAGACAAAACTTCATATACCGTGAAAAAAACAAGTTCTGCTACAAAACTTGATTTATCTTTAAAAGAAACACCACAATCTATAACAGTAATAACTGAAAAACAAATTGAAGATCAAAACCTTCAAGATGTAAACGATGTTTTGATTCAAACTCCGGGTATTTCAATGAGACAATTAGGACAAGAAACCGCGGGACATACAACATACTTCGCAAGAGGTATGGAAATTACAAATGTACAAAGAGACGGTGCACCTACATCAGTAGCATCTTTTGGTACACAACAACTTATGGGATTAGAAAGTTCTGCAATATATGAACGAATTGAAATTACAAGAGGTTCAACAGGACTTACTAACGGCAGCGGAAACCCTAGTGCAAGTATCAACTATATAAGAAAGAAACCTACTTCTGAATTTAGGGGAAATGCAAAATTATCTTACGGAAGCTGGGATAATTATAAAGGTCAAATTGATATCTCAGGTGGTTTAAATGAAGATAATACAATAAGAGGAAGATTTATATCTTCTTACGGTGAAGGGGATAATCAACAAGATAGATATCATCAAGATAATAGTTTAATTTACGGTGCTTTAGATTTCGATTTATCTGATAATACACTTTTAACTACTGCCTTCTCTTATCAAAAAGTAGATGCAGATAATGTGGCTGTTCATCATGTTGCTACAATAGATACAAATGGGAATAAACAAACAATTTTCGGAAGAGATAAAAACCCGGCAGCTGATTGGACGTACAGTAATACTGAAAAAACAAATCTTATTTTAGGCTTAGAACATTATTTCAATAATGACTGGAAAGCAATTGCTAATTACTCATATACAAAAGCAAAAGTAGATAGACTGGTAGGACTTTCAAGAACAATATTAAATACTAATACTGGAAATATAGAAGGGATGGCATTAAAAGCTAAAAATACTCCTGAAGTTCACGCAATAGATCTATATGCCCAAGGCAAATTTAAAGCATTTAAACAAGAACATCAATTATCTTTTGGAGCAAATGGATATAGTGTTAATTCAGATGATCCTTCTTATAATTCAGCTTTAAATCTTACTGCTGCAATAAAAGGGTATGACGGGAATATTCCTAAACCGACTTTCACTTCAAACGGAAGAACAAAAGTGGATACAAAAGAGATTGGAGCTTTTATTGCTTTAAATTTAGAGTTATCTGATCCTTTACATCTTATTTTAGGAAGTAGAATAACTAAATTTGAAAGAATAAATAACAAAGGAAAACCCACAGAACAAAAACAAAAAGAGAATGGGAAAGTTATTCCTTATTTAGGACTGATTTACGATATAAATGAAAACTTCTCTACTTATGCAAGTTATACATCTATTTTTAATCCAACTTCCACAAATAAAGATACAAGCGGTAACTTCCTTGATCCTGAAGAAGGAAATACAGTAGAGTTTGGTTTAAAATCAGAATTTTATGATGGTTTATTAAATGCCGGTATTGCATATTTCATAACAAAACAAGATAATAAAGCTGTTGTAGACGGAACAAATTTAACTCCAGACGGTAATCAAGCTTATAAAAGTGTTGACGGTGCTGAAATAAAAGGTTGGGACTTAACTATTAGCGGTGAGCTTTTACCAAATTGGAATATCTCCGGAGGATATACATATACTGATGCAGAAGATGAAAAAGGAGATCGCTTATCCTCAGGAGAGATACCTAAACATATATTTAAATTGTTTACTAGCTATAAATATAATAAATTAACTATAGGTGCAGGAGTTAATTGGCAAAGTGAAATTAATACAACATATACTCGTTACGGTCTTAATAAAAAACTGCAACAAGAAGCTTATACTATAGTTGATGCTATGGCAAGATATGAAATTGATAAAAACATCGATGTTCTTTTAAATATTAATAATCTATTTGATGAAGAGTATAGATATTATCCCGGACAAGGTGGGTATGGTGATGAAAGAAACTATACCGTATCTTTAAACTATAAATTCTAA
- a CDS encoding helix-turn-helix domain-containing protein, translating to MNEIQEINYENLFNIKKKIQNPFSREIFITSIKENIGKGFSIWYDMGNGIALFARKFTPKKDFIMKESSNVSGAVFIFNLGEEFPFTFKDNQKFLMKKNNFLIGLSSNEFYAKTYHKKDKEYFILSIGMKEELFSKLAHSIENIDEYMNKAKEKSYELFYNKQIDGQQFEILNYFKDETSYEDLLKNIFLESKTNDLIHYTIQRAARILNNKELVFNDKNRIASLKRAKQLILEEYQNNLSIKEIAYKSAINECYLKKDFKAYYGITIHEMLQKQRLKAAMQLLKKDFSVKEAALKVGYKHTGHFSKIFSNRFGITPSHYKKQLNS from the coding sequence ATGAATGAGATTCAAGAAATTAATTATGAAAATTTATTTAATATAAAAAAAAAGATACAAAACCCTTTTTCAAGAGAAATATTTATAACTTCAATTAAAGAAAATATAGGTAAAGGTTTCTCTATTTGGTATGATATGGGGAATGGTATAGCTCTTTTTGCTAGGAAATTTACTCCTAAAAAAGATTTTATAATGAAAGAATCAAGCAATGTTTCAGGAGCTGTATTTATTTTTAATCTAGGAGAAGAGTTTCCTTTTACTTTTAAAGATAATCAAAAATTTCTTATGAAAAAAAACAATTTTCTTATTGGTCTCTCATCAAATGAATTTTATGCAAAGACATATCATAAAAAAGATAAAGAATACTTCATCTTATCAATAGGAATGAAAGAAGAACTTTTTTCAAAACTTGCTCATTCAATAGAAAATATAGATGAATATATGAATAAAGCAAAAGAAAAAAGTTATGAGTTGTTTTATAATAAACAAATTGATGGTCAGCAGTTTGAAATACTAAACTATTTTAAAGATGAAACTTCATATGAAGATTTGTTAAAAAATATTTTTTTGGAATCCAAAACGAATGATTTGATCCATTATACTATTCAAAGAGCAGCAAGGATTTTAAACAATAAAGAATTAGTTTTTAACGATAAAAACCGTATTGCATCTTTAAAAAGAGCAAAACAGCTAATCTTAGAAGAGTATCAAAACAATCTTTCAATAAAAGAGATAGCTTATAAATCAGCTATAAATGAATGTTATTTAAAAAAAGATTTCAAAGCATATTATGGAATAACTATACATGAGATGCTCCAAAAGCAGAGATTAAAAGCAGCAATGCAGCTTCTAAAAAAAGATTTCAGCGTAAAAGAGGCTGCTTTAAAAGTTGGATATAAACATACAGGACATTTCAGTAAGATTTTTTCAAACCGTTTTGGAATAACTCCAAGCCACTACAAAAAACAGCTAAATAGCTAA